The following proteins come from a genomic window of Aequorivita marisscotiae:
- the pckA gene encoding phosphoenolpyruvate carboxykinase (ATP), which yields MVDKNQATKTISIEKYGIKNAKVKYQLSSQELHSETLQKGQGTEAASGALAVNTGEFTGRSPKDRFIVKDDVTRERVWWGNINIPFPSDMFDKLYDRVTDYLSEKEVYVRDSYACADEDYKLNIRVINETPWCNLFAHNMFLRPNEDELASFDPEWLIVNAPGFMADPEVDGTRQHNFAILNFTRKIALIGGTGYTGEIKKGIFSALNFILPVNKNTMPMHCSANVGDDGETAIFFGLSGTGKTTLSADPERKLIGDDEHGWTADNKIFNFEGGCYAKVINLSEENEPDIFNAIKPGALLENVIMDDKGEVDFSNTSITQNTRVSYPIYHINNIQVPSIGENPKNIFFLTADAFGVLPPISKLTPGQAAYHFISGYTAKVAGTEDGINEPTPNFSACFGAPFMLLHPTEYAEMLSKKMKDSGVNVWLVNTGWTGGPYGVGSRMKLKYTRAMIAAALDGKLKDVEFEKHPIFNLMMPKSCPNVPAEILNPKDTWKNKKAYDIQAKELANSFKENFAKFESYANDEILAGAPVSE from the coding sequence ATGGTCGATAAAAACCAAGCTACGAAAACGATTTCGATTGAAAAATACGGAATCAAAAACGCAAAAGTTAAATATCAACTTTCTTCTCAAGAGCTTCACAGCGAAACATTACAAAAAGGACAGGGAACTGAAGCCGCTAGTGGCGCCCTGGCAGTAAATACGGGAGAATTTACTGGAAGGTCTCCTAAAGATAGGTTTATTGTGAAAGACGATGTTACCCGTGAGAGAGTATGGTGGGGAAATATAAATATTCCCTTTCCATCTGATATGTTTGATAAACTATATGATCGGGTTACCGATTATCTTTCTGAAAAGGAAGTATATGTGCGCGACAGTTACGCCTGCGCTGATGAAGACTACAAATTAAATATACGTGTAATTAATGAAACACCTTGGTGCAATTTATTTGCCCACAATATGTTTTTGCGTCCAAATGAAGATGAATTGGCTTCCTTTGATCCCGAATGGCTTATCGTAAATGCTCCGGGATTTATGGCAGACCCAGAAGTTGATGGCACCAGACAACACAATTTTGCAATTCTAAATTTTACTAGAAAAATTGCCTTAATTGGTGGAACAGGCTACACCGGCGAAATTAAAAAAGGAATTTTCTCTGCCCTTAACTTTATACTACCAGTAAATAAAAACACCATGCCAATGCACTGCTCGGCAAATGTGGGTGATGATGGAGAAACCGCTATTTTCTTTGGGCTTTCTGGAACTGGAAAAACCACACTATCTGCAGATCCGGAACGAAAGTTAATTGGTGATGATGAACACGGTTGGACCGCAGACAACAAAATATTTAACTTTGAAGGTGGTTGTTACGCAAAAGTAATAAACCTCTCTGAAGAGAACGAACCAGATATTTTTAACGCAATAAAGCCTGGAGCCCTCCTTGAAAATGTAATCATGGATGATAAGGGCGAGGTGGATTTTTCCAATACTTCAATTACACAAAATACACGTGTAAGCTACCCTATTTACCACATTAATAATATTCAAGTGCCGTCTATTGGTGAAAACCCAAAGAACATTTTCTTTTTAACGGCAGACGCATTTGGGGTATTGCCTCCTATTTCAAAACTAACTCCGGGACAAGCGGCCTATCATTTTATAAGTGGTTATACAGCCAAAGTGGCGGGTACCGAAGATGGAATTAACGAACCAACACCAAACTTTTCGGCATGTTTTGGAGCGCCGTTTATGCTGCTTCACCCTACCGAATATGCCGAAATGTTAAGCAAAAAGATGAAAGATTCTGGCGTTAATGTTTGGTTGGTAAACACAGGTTGGACCGGCGGTCCCTACGGCGTAGGAAGCCGTATGAAGCTTAAATATACCCGTGCTATGATTGCAGCTGCACTAGATGGAAAACTAAAGGATGTAGAATTTGAAAAACATCCAATTTTCAACTTGATGATGCCAAAATCCTGCCCCAATGTTCCAGCCGAAATTTTAAATCCAAAAGATACTTGGAAGAATAAAAAAGCTTACGATATTCAAGCCAAAGAATTGGCAAACTCGTTTAAGGAAAACTTTGCCAAGTTTGAATCGTACGCCAATGACGAAATACTAGCAGGAGCACCAGTTTCAGAATAA
- a CDS encoding saccharopine dehydrogenase family protein, producing the protein MRNILIIGAGRSAASLIRYLLDKSEKENLFITIGDISIQSAQKFTEGHNNARGILLDVFNEVQRKEAVLNSDLVISMLPARYHIEVAKDCLEYGKHMVTASYVSKEMQALNHKAEAKGLVFMNEIGLDPGVDHMSAMQVIDRIRAKGGKMLLFESFCGGLIAPESDNNLWNYKFTWNPRNVVLAGQGGAAEFIQEGRYKYIPYHRLFRRTEFINIEGYGKFEVLANRNSLQYQSVYCLDNILTLYRGTIRRVGFSKAWNMFVQLGMTDDTYIIPDSKNLTYREFVNLFLAYSPTDTVELKLRYALKIDQDDLMWEKLVELDIFNKEKTIGIENATPAMALQKILEEKWTLAPEDKDMIVMYHKFGYELDGKKHQIDSHMALIGEDQTHTAMAKTVGLPVAIAAVKILNGEINTPGVQRPIAKEVYEPILKELEENGVIFREEEVRYLGYNPDNLS; encoded by the coding sequence ATGAGAAACATTTTAATTATAGGCGCCGGAAGATCTGCCGCAAGCTTAATACGTTATTTATTAGATAAAAGCGAAAAAGAAAACCTTTTTATTACCATAGGGGACATTTCCATACAGTCTGCGCAAAAGTTCACTGAAGGTCATAACAACGCACGCGGAATTTTGCTGGACGTATTTAACGAAGTGCAGCGCAAGGAAGCTGTTTTAAATAGCGATCTGGTAATTTCTATGCTGCCAGCGCGCTACCATATTGAGGTGGCCAAAGATTGTTTGGAATACGGAAAACACATGGTTACCGCTTCTTATGTAAGTAAGGAAATGCAGGCATTAAATCACAAAGCCGAAGCAAAAGGTTTGGTTTTTATGAATGAAATAGGTCTAGACCCTGGAGTAGATCATATGAGCGCCATGCAGGTTATAGACCGAATTCGTGCAAAAGGTGGCAAAATGCTTCTTTTTGAATCATTTTGCGGCGGTTTGATCGCTCCCGAAAGCGATAATAATTTGTGGAATTACAAATTTACATGGAATCCTAGAAACGTAGTATTAGCGGGCCAAGGCGGTGCCGCGGAATTTATTCAGGAAGGAAGGTATAAATACATACCGTACCACAGACTTTTCCGAAGAACCGAATTTATAAATATTGAAGGCTACGGAAAATTTGAAGTATTGGCAAATAGAAATTCGTTACAATACCAATCTGTTTACTGCCTCGACAATATTCTTACACTTTATCGCGGAACCATTAGAAGAGTTGGTTTTAGCAAGGCTTGGAATATGTTTGTGCAATTGGGAATGACCGACGATACATATATAATTCCGGATTCCAAAAACTTAACATATCGCGAATTTGTAAATTTATTTCTGGCGTATTCACCAACAGATACAGTTGAACTGAAACTTCGTTACGCGCTTAAAATAGACCAAGACGATTTAATGTGGGAAAAATTAGTGGAATTAGACATTTTCAATAAGGAAAAAACAATAGGTATTGAAAATGCAACCCCAGCCATGGCGCTTCAAAAAATATTGGAAGAAAAATGGACCTTGGCACCGGAAGATAAAGATATGATTGTAATGTATCACAAATTCGGTTACGAATTAGATGGTAAAAAACACCAAATTGACAGCCATATGGCTTTAATTGGCGAAGACCAAACCCATACGGCTATGGCAAAAACAGTTGGTTTGCCGGTTGCAATTGCTGCTGTAAAAATTTTAAATGGTGAAATAAATACACCCGGCGTTCAACGACCAATTGCAAAAGAAGTTTATGAACCAATTTTAAAAGAACTGGAGGAAAATGGCGTTATTTTCCGCGAAGAAGAAGTAAGATACCTAGGGTATAATCCAGATAACCTAAGTTAA
- a CDS encoding zinc metallopeptidase encodes MFGYYIIAGIIFLVSWYVSHKLKSKFKEYSKIHLQNGMSGKEIAEKMLADNGITDVQVISVPGQLTDHYDPAKKTVNLSEPVYMQRNAAAAAVAAHECGHAVQHATAYSWLKLRSTIVPAVSVSSKLSNFVIMAGIILFATGSAFGTWIFGVGIILFAVTTAFAFITLPVEFDASKRALVWLETNNMVTPKEHDGAKDALKWAARTYVVAALGSLATLLYFISIFMGRR; translated from the coding sequence ATGTTTGGATACTATATAATTGCAGGAATTATTTTTTTGGTGAGTTGGTACGTGAGCCATAAACTAAAAAGTAAATTTAAGGAATACAGCAAAATCCATCTTCAGAATGGAATGAGCGGAAAGGAAATTGCTGAAAAAATGTTGGCAGATAACGGTATAACCGATGTTCAGGTAATTTCGGTGCCCGGTCAATTAACAGATCATTACGACCCTGCCAAGAAAACTGTAAACTTAAGTGAGCCGGTTTATATGCAGCGCAATGCAGCTGCGGCAGCCGTTGCTGCCCATGAATGCGGCCACGCGGTGCAGCATGCTACTGCTTATAGTTGGTTAAAGCTACGATCAACCATTGTTCCGGCGGTAAGTGTTTCCAGTAAACTGTCTAATTTTGTAATTATGGCGGGTATTATTTTATTCGCAACCGGATCGGCGTTTGGCACTTGGATTTTTGGCGTTGGTATTATACTTTTCGCTGTAACTACGGCATTTGCATTTATTACCCTTCCGGTGGAGTTTGATGCGAGTAAGCGTGCCTTGGTTTGGTTAGAAACCAATAATATGGTTACTCCAAAAGAACACGATGGTGCAAAAGATGCCTTAAAATGGGCTGCGCGAACGTATGTAGTTGCGGCGCTTGGGTCTTTAGCAACCCTGCTTTACTTTATCTCTATTTTCATGGGAAGAAGATAA
- a CDS encoding UbiA family prenyltransferase codes for MLNNVESFQIVTLSLNLCSLKLFKIIKHLLKSLKISRPGLWFPVIWIYLVPFDLASRFWETPLFWVGLVFVTFPLNYLLYGLNDFTDGKADVLNPRKGNYLFGPKFNKKELEPVFWQITAVILPCVAFFSYLKGREMFLLLLFMIVMNIIYNFKPFRIKRRPPLEILFQVGYLFTALFSILLNDLEMLPWQTFLYLLLFAFHAQLAGQIMDIETDVLAGKKTTAVLLGRKKTKLLVLILILTEVFILFYWFNEWVLSGFLAAFSLWLVLDIFVFFKEKPYTVKQLKYFGIAINIVAFLSIAWVLYSGNLLQPNF; via the coding sequence GTGTTAAACAACGTAGAAAGTTTCCAAATTGTTACATTAAGTTTAAATTTGTGTAGCCTTAAACTTTTTAAAATTATTAAACACCTGCTTAAATCGTTAAAAATTTCCCGACCGGGACTTTGGTTTCCAGTTATTTGGATTTATTTAGTTCCCTTTGACTTAGCTTCGCGTTTCTGGGAGACGCCCCTCTTTTGGGTAGGTCTGGTTTTTGTTACATTTCCGTTGAATTATTTGTTATACGGACTAAACGATTTTACAGATGGCAAAGCAGATGTTTTAAATCCGCGAAAGGGCAATTATCTTTTTGGTCCTAAATTTAACAAAAAGGAACTGGAACCAGTTTTTTGGCAAATTACCGCCGTTATTTTACCCTGCGTAGCTTTCTTTTCTTATTTAAAAGGAAGAGAAATGTTTCTGTTATTGCTCTTTATGATTGTGATGAATATTATTTACAATTTTAAGCCCTTTCGAATTAAGCGTAGACCGCCACTCGAAATTTTATTTCAAGTGGGCTATCTCTTTACGGCACTTTTTAGTATTTTATTAAATGATTTGGAAATGCTGCCTTGGCAAACATTTCTATATCTATTGTTGTTTGCTTTTCACGCACAATTGGCTGGGCAAATTATGGACATTGAAACCGATGTTTTAGCCGGTAAAAAAACAACGGCCGTTTTATTGGGACGAAAAAAAACAAAACTCCTCGTGCTCATTTTAATTTTAACCGAAGTATTTATACTGTTTTACTGGTTTAATGAGTGGGTGCTGTCCGGTTTTTTAGCAGCCTTTTCACTATGGCTTGTTTTAGATATTTTTGTTTTCTTTAAAGAGAAGCCTTATACCGTTAAGCAATTAAAGTACTTCGGAATAGCAATAAATATCGTGGCGTTTTTATCTATTGCTTGGGTGCTTTATTCGGGAAACTTACTTCAACCAAACTTTTAA
- a CDS encoding cell division protein FtsX has translation MSSSFEKYQKRRLISSYFSVVISISLVLFLLGLLGLLVLNSKKVADYFKEQIAITVFLKDSAKEVEITQLKQSLALAEYTKSAAFVSKEDAAKEHQETLGENFIEYLGENPLQNSIDVYILADYVTPEKMENITNELKNKDFVDEVIYDKPLIAQLTENVKRISFWVLVISAIFTFIAVLLINSSIRLSIYAKRFTIKTMQMVGATKKFIRKPFVWKSVRLGIIGAIVAMIGMGLVLYYLNQSFPQLQLLGDPVLLAVLFVFIFLMGVLITWISTFIATQRFLNLRTDDLYY, from the coding sequence ATGAGCTCCTCTTTTGAAAAATATCAAAAACGCAGATTGATTTCTTCCTATTTTTCTGTAGTTATAAGTATTTCATTGGTGCTCTTTCTATTGGGATTACTAGGGTTGCTAGTTTTAAATTCAAAAAAAGTTGCCGATTATTTTAAAGAACAAATTGCAATAACGGTATTTTTAAAAGACAGTGCCAAAGAAGTTGAAATTACCCAATTAAAGCAAAGTCTAGCATTGGCCGAATATACGAAGTCTGCAGCTTTTGTTTCAAAAGAAGATGCCGCCAAAGAACACCAAGAAACTTTGGGCGAAAATTTTATAGAATATTTGGGTGAAAATCCGCTACAAAATAGTATCGATGTTTATATTTTGGCAGATTATGTTACGCCCGAAAAAATGGAAAACATAACTAACGAGTTAAAAAACAAGGATTTTGTAGATGAGGTTATTTACGATAAACCCCTAATTGCACAACTTACAGAAAACGTAAAACGCATTAGTTTTTGGGTATTGGTAATTAGCGCAATTTTCACATTTATTGCAGTTTTGCTCATTAATAGCAGCATCCGGCTAAGTATTTATGCAAAACGATTTACCATAAAAACCATGCAAATGGTTGGAGCTACTAAAAAATTTATACGCAAACCCTTTGTATGGAAAAGTGTTCGCCTAGGCATAATAGGAGCTATTGTAGCCATGATTGGGATGGGATTGGTGCTTTATTATTTAAATCAAAGCTTCCCTCAATTACAATTATTGGGCGACCCTGTGCTTTTGGCAGTACTATTTGTATTTATATTTTTAATGGGTGTTTTAATAACCTGGATTAGTACCTTTATTGCCACACAACGGTTTTTAAATTTACGCACCGATGATCTGTATTATTAA
- a CDS encoding DUF423 domain-containing protein yields the protein MTDFNKNMVVTATFLAAATIAIGAFGAHGLKNLVAPAALVTFETGVRYQMYHCLAILALGLAPAIPLKIKKTVFWFFIIGILFFSGSIYLLALNEILPFNSASIGFVTPLGGLTFIIGWIYLGYSVLSLKK from the coding sequence ATGACAGATTTCAATAAAAATATGGTGGTGACGGCTACTTTTCTTGCTGCTGCTACCATTGCAATTGGAGCCTTTGGGGCGCACGGTTTAAAGAATTTGGTAGCGCCCGCGGCCTTGGTAACTTTTGAAACAGGCGTACGGTACCAAATGTATCATTGTTTGGCTATTTTGGCATTGGGATTGGCACCTGCTATTCCATTAAAAATAAAAAAAACGGTATTCTGGTTTTTTATAATAGGAATACTGTTTTTTTCAGGTTCAATTTATTTGCTAGCATTAAACGAAATTTTGCCTTTTAATTCGGCTAGTATTGGTTTTGTTACGCCTCTCGGCGGATTAACGTTTATAATAGGTTGGATTTATTTGGGCTATTCGGTGCTTTCCTTAAAGAAGTAA
- a CDS encoding uroporphyrinogen-III synthase, with product MKVKTILVSQPEPKIENSPYFELIEKQKVKIDFRPFIHVEGVSGKDVRAQKVDLAKYTAVILTSRNSVDHYFRIAEELRFKVPDSMKYFCLSEAVAYYLQKYVVYRKRKIYVGKRTFSELTPLIKKYKNEKFLLPSSDKLKPEVPEILNDLKVDWKEATFYKTVISDLSDLRDVYYDILVFFSPSGIQSLFENFPDFEQKDTRIAVFGNTTVKAAGEQGLRVDIQAPTPETPSMTMALEKYIKEVNNKK from the coding sequence ATGAAAGTGAAAACTATTTTGGTTTCCCAGCCAGAGCCTAAGATTGAAAACTCCCCCTATTTTGAATTAATTGAAAAGCAAAAGGTGAAAATAGATTTCCGGCCCTTTATTCATGTGGAGGGTGTTTCGGGCAAAGACGTTAGAGCCCAAAAAGTAGATCTTGCCAAATATACAGCGGTTATTCTTACAAGTAGAAACTCTGTAGATCATTATTTCAGAATCGCCGAAGAGCTTCGCTTTAAGGTGCCTGATTCTATGAAATATTTTTGTTTAAGTGAAGCCGTTGCTTATTATCTTCAAAAATATGTAGTGTATAGAAAACGAAAAATTTATGTGGGAAAACGTACTTTTTCTGAACTTACGCCACTTATTAAGAAATATAAAAATGAAAAATTCTTACTTCCTTCTTCAGACAAATTGAAGCCGGAAGTTCCAGAAATACTCAACGATCTGAAAGTAGATTGGAAAGAAGCAACTTTTTACAAAACTGTTATTAGCGATCTTTCAGATTTACGCGATGTTTATTACGATATTCTGGTGTTTTTTAGCCCCAGCGGAATTCAATCGTTGTTCGAAAACTTCCCAGATTTTGAACAGAAGGATACACGCATTGCCGTATTTGGGAACACAACGGTAAAAGCAGCTGGCGAACAAGGCCTACGTGTAGATATACAGGCGCCAACACCAGAAACACCTTCTATGACCATGGCTTTAGAAAAGTACATTAAAGAGGTAAACAACAAAAAATAA
- a CDS encoding leucine--tRNA ligase, with protein sequence MGKYHFNEIEAKWQKHWAENETFKAKNPGSPPSEGLGEPYYVLDMFPYPSGAGLHVGHPLGYIASDVYARFKRHQGFNVLHPMGYDSFGLPAEQYAIQTGQHPAQTTKVNIEGGVDNSGNKIDGYRKQLDKIGFSFDWSREVRTSDPEYYKWTQWIFLQLFDSWYDTDLNKARSIEELRSIFSSEGNIHINAVCDDGIAHFTASEWLDFSETEKQEILLKYRLTYLAETEVNWCPQLGTVLANDEIVNGVSERGGYPVVRKKMKQWSMRITAYAQRLLDGLENIDWPQPLKDSQTNWIGRSKGASVEFKVLPLTPSEVGGASSAEYLTGNSKIIGTLLSRAKEMRKNPTKAEALLWNELKTKKTGYKFRQQHPIDNYIVDFVCLSKRLIIEVDGEIHQYQLEKDGERELLLKEKKGFKILHFTNNEVFHNLEKVISKINETLEIIPKLEDLEEALIPPLGARGTIPVFTTRPDTIFGVSFMVLAPEHELVSKITTAEQKEAVENYVEATAKRSERERMADVKTITGVFTGAYAEHPFTKEPIPIWIGDYVLAGYGTGAVMSVPCGDQRDYEFAKHFNIPIPNIFKDADISEEAYSDKENTIITNSDFLNGLNYSEAMEKIITALEEKGIGEGKINYRLRDAVFSRQRYWGEPFPIYYKDGMPYAIPTKCLPLRLPDVEKYLPTEEGEPPLGRADDWAWDEKQLSVVSCQLIDYKTVFPLELNTMPGWAGSSWYFFRYMESEMRNEVFASKEALNYWKNVDLYIGGSEHATGHLLYSRFWVKFMHDRGLVPVEEPFKKLINQGMILGESAFVHRIEGENKFVSATLAKDYNTQPIHSDVSFVNNSNELDIETFKNWREEYKDAIFILEDGSNYEPNSSPLGRTGGDFKVSREVEKMSKSKYNVVNPDDICNQYGADTLRMYEMFLGPLEQAKPWNTAGITGVHGFLKKLWKLYHTGPDDSFYVADTPPLGEPEGDKREALKTLHKTIKKVQEDIEDFSFNTSVSSFMIAVNELTAQKCNSREVLEPFIILISPYAPHIAEELWQKLGHSESISTAPFPKFEQKYLVESTKEYPISFNGKMRFTMKLPLDLSKDEIESAVMAHEKTAQYLEGRTPKKVIIVPGIIVNIVG encoded by the coding sequence ATGGGCAAATATCACTTCAACGAAATAGAGGCAAAGTGGCAGAAACATTGGGCCGAAAACGAAACCTTTAAGGCTAAAAATCCAGGATCCCCTCCTTCGGAAGGGCTGGGGGAGCCCTATTACGTTTTAGATATGTTTCCCTATCCTTCCGGTGCGGGTCTGCATGTTGGGCATCCTTTAGGCTATATTGCCAGCGATGTGTATGCGCGTTTTAAACGCCACCAAGGTTTTAATGTTTTGCACCCTATGGGCTATGATTCTTTTGGATTGCCAGCAGAGCAATACGCCATACAAACGGGGCAACATCCGGCACAAACCACTAAAGTGAATATTGAAGGTGGCGTAGATAACAGTGGTAATAAAATTGATGGTTATCGCAAACAACTCGATAAAATAGGGTTTTCGTTTGACTGGAGTCGCGAAGTGCGCACCAGCGATCCCGAATATTATAAATGGACCCAGTGGATTTTTCTGCAGTTGTTTGATAGTTGGTACGATACAGATTTAAACAAGGCACGTTCAATAGAAGAGCTGCGAAGTATTTTTTCTTCTGAAGGAAATATTCATATAAATGCGGTTTGTGATGATGGAATTGCACATTTTACGGCTTCGGAATGGCTCGATTTTTCAGAAACCGAAAAACAGGAAATTCTTCTAAAATACAGATTAACATATTTAGCCGAAACGGAAGTAAACTGGTGCCCGCAACTCGGTACCGTTTTGGCGAATGACGAAATAGTAAACGGCGTTTCCGAACGCGGTGGCTATCCTGTTGTTCGAAAAAAAATGAAACAATGGAGTATGCGTATTACCGCTTACGCCCAGCGTTTGCTTGACGGACTCGAGAATATAGATTGGCCGCAACCATTGAAGGATTCCCAAACCAACTGGATTGGGCGTTCGAAGGGAGCAAGCGTAGAATTCAAAGTCCTCCCCCTAACCCCCTCCGAAGTTGGGGGGGCAAGTAGTGCTGAGTATTTAACAGGCAATTCCAAAATAATTGGCACTTTACTTTCGCGAGCTAAAGAAATGCGTAAAAATCCAACGAAAGCTGAAGCACTTTTATGGAACGAATTAAAAACAAAAAAAACGGGATATAAATTTCGTCAACAACATCCCATCGACAACTATATAGTTGATTTTGTTTGTCTTTCTAAAAGATTAATAATTGAAGTTGATGGTGAAATTCATCAATATCAATTAGAAAAGGATGGAGAGCGGGAATTGCTTTTAAAAGAAAAAAAAGGTTTTAAAATTTTACATTTTACCAATAACGAAGTCTTTCACAATCTAGAAAAGGTGATTTCAAAAATTAATGAAACCTTAGAAATCATACCCAAACTAGAGGATTTAGAGGAGGCCTTAATCCCCCCTTTGGGGGCAAGGGGGACAATTCCCGTGTTTACAACCCGTCCCGACACAATCTTCGGTGTAAGTTTTATGGTTTTGGCGCCAGAGCACGAATTAGTTTCAAAAATCACTACCGCTGAACAAAAAGAAGCCGTAGAAAACTATGTTGAAGCCACCGCAAAACGCAGCGAACGCGAACGAATGGCCGATGTAAAAACCATAACAGGTGTGTTTACCGGCGCGTATGCAGAGCATCCGTTTACAAAAGAACCAATCCCAATTTGGATTGGCGATTATGTGTTGGCGGGCTACGGAACGGGCGCTGTTATGAGCGTTCCCTGCGGCGATCAACGCGATTATGAATTTGCCAAGCATTTCAACATCCCTATTCCAAATATTTTTAAAGATGCCGATATTTCGGAGGAAGCCTATTCCGATAAAGAAAATACAATCATCACCAACAGCGATTTTTTAAATGGGTTAAACTATTCCGAAGCAATGGAAAAAATAATTACTGCTTTGGAAGAAAAAGGAATTGGAGAAGGAAAAATAAATTACCGTTTGCGCGATGCAGTTTTTAGCCGCCAGCGCTATTGGGGTGAGCCCTTCCCGATTTATTATAAAGACGGAATGCCATATGCAATTCCAACCAAATGTTTGCCATTACGCCTCCCCGATGTTGAAAAATATTTGCCCACCGAAGAAGGCGAGCCACCGTTGGGCCGCGCCGATGACTGGGCGTGGGATGAAAAACAGTTGTCAGTTGTCAGTTGTCAGTTGATTGACTACAAAACCGTTTTTCCTTTGGAATTGAACACCATGCCGGGTTGGGCGGGCAGCAGTTGGTACTTTTTCCGATATATGGAAAGTGAAATGCGCAACGAAGTTTTCGCCTCAAAAGAAGCATTAAATTATTGGAAAAATGTGGATTTATACATAGGCGGAAGCGAGCACGCAACTGGCCATTTGTTGTACAGCCGTTTTTGGGTAAAGTTTATGCACGACCGCGGATTGGTGCCCGTAGAGGAACCTTTTAAAAAGCTGATAAATCAAGGAATGATTTTGGGGGAGAGTGCGTTTGTGCACCGAATTGAAGGAGAAAATAAGTTTGTTTCTGCTACTTTGGCCAAAGATTATAATACGCAACCAATACACTCAGATGTTTCATTTGTAAACAATTCAAATGAATTAGACATAGAAACCTTTAAAAACTGGCGTGAAGAATATAAAGACGCTATTTTTATTTTAGAAGATGGAAGTAATTACGAACCAAACTCCTCCCCTTTGGGGAGGACGGGAGGGGACTTTAAAGTTTCCCGCGAAGTAGAAAAAATGTCCAAAAGCAAATACAACGTGGTAAATCCCGATGATATTTGCAACCAATACGGGGCCGATACTCTAAGAATGTACGAAATGTTCCTCGGCCCGTTGGAACAAGCAAAACCGTGGAACACCGCAGGAATTACCGGCGTGCACGGTTTCCTAAAAAAACTTTGGAAATTGTATCATACGGGCCCAGATGATTCATTTTACGTCGCAGACACTCCCCCTTTGGGGGAGCCGGAGGGGGACAAGAGGGAGGCCTTAAAAACGCTTCATAAAACCATCAAAAAAGTACAGGAAGATATTGAAGACTTCAGCTTTAATACTTCGGTTTCGTCGTTTATGATTGCGGTGAATGAGCTTACTGCGCAAAAATGTAATTCGCGCGAAGTATTGGAACCTTTTATTATTCTTATTTCGCCCTATGCGCCACATATTGCGGAAGAGCTATGGCAAAAGTTGGGGCATTCAGAAAGTATTTCCACGGCGCCATTTCCAAAGTTTGAACAGAAATATTTGGTTGAAAGTACAAAGGAATACCCAATATCTTTCAACGGAAAAATGCGTTTTACGATGAAACTTCCATTAGATTTAAGCAAAGACGAAATTGAATCTGCCGTAATGGCACATGAGAAGACAGCCCAGTATTTAGAGGGAAGAACACCGAAAAAGGTAATTATCGTACCCGGAATAATAGTGAATATCGTTGGTTAA
- a CDS encoding DUF3098 domain-containing protein, whose protein sequence is MGEKKRKEDYKPVFVFERKNYKFMLIGVAFIALGFILMTGGGSDDPNVFNPEIYNWRRIRLAPALVLLGFAIEVYAILLKPESKEEN, encoded by the coding sequence ATGGGAGAAAAAAAACGAAAAGAAGATTATAAACCCGTATTTGTATTTGAAAGAAAAAACTACAAATTTATGCTTATTGGCGTGGCGTTTATAGCTTTAGGTTTTATTTTAATGACAGGAGGTGGAAGCGACGATCCCAACGTTTTTAATCCCGAAATATACAATTGGCGCCGCATTCGCTTAGCGCCAGCCCTGGTACTTTTAGGATTTGCCATTGAGGTGTATGCAATATTATTAAAACCCGAGAGTAAAGAAGAAAATTAA